From Caballeronia insecticola, a single genomic window includes:
- a CDS encoding dihydrofolate reductase: MTTLTLIVARARNGVIGRDNQLPWRLPEDLAFFKRTTMGAPIVMGRKTHESIGRPLPGRRNIVVSRDATRRYEGCDVVTSLDAALALEPANEAFLIGGAQLYRDAIARADKMIVTEIDADFDGDTHFPAPDPAHWREVSREPHRAAAPNTFDFAFVTYERIGASE, translated from the coding sequence ATGACGACGCTGACTCTGATCGTCGCCCGCGCGCGCAATGGCGTGATCGGACGCGATAACCAACTGCCCTGGCGCCTGCCCGAAGACCTCGCGTTCTTCAAGCGCACGACAATGGGCGCGCCCATCGTCATGGGACGCAAGACGCACGAATCGATCGGCCGGCCGCTGCCGGGGCGGCGCAATATCGTCGTCTCGCGAGACGCCACGCGGCGCTACGAAGGCTGCGACGTGGTGACGAGCCTCGACGCGGCGCTCGCGCTCGAACCAGCGAACGAAGCATTTCTGATCGGCGGCGCGCAGTTGTATCGCGACGCCATCGCGCGCGCGGACAAGATGATCGTCACCGAGATCGACGCCGATTTCGACGGCGACACGCACTTTCCCGCGCCCGATCCCGCGCACTGGCGCGAAGTGTCGCGCGAGCCGCATCGCGCGGCGGCGCCGAACACGTTCGACTTCGCGTTCGTGACGTACGAGCGCATCGGCGCGTCGGAATAA
- the pmbA gene encoding metalloprotease PmbA — protein sequence MAADMDVKQRYFPHTQDELKEIASDILRYARELGASDAATEISEGDGLSVSVRRGEVETIEHNRDKMVGVTVFIGQKRGNASTADFTRDALRDTVAAAYNIARFTAEDSAAGLAEEELLEKAPQDLDLYHPWDIDAEEAADIASRAEAAAFAVDKRVTNSEGASVSAQHSQFVLATSRGFIAGYPYSRHYIACAPIAASGRDMQRDDWYTSKRDATRLAAPEAVGRYAAERALARLNARSLDTRKCRVLFEAPLAAGILGAFVQSVSGGALYRKTTFLVDSLGKPVFAPHIQIVEDPHVKGGMGSAPFDEEGVRTQRRNVVEDGVVQGYFLSTYSARKLGMKTTGNAGGSHNLTMKSTHTKPEDDFEAMLKKLGTGLLLTELMGQGVNYVTGDYSRGASGFWVENGKIQHAVEEITVASTLQEMFRHIEAIGADTVVRGTKEIGSVLIERMTIAGQ from the coding sequence ATGGCAGCAGACATGGACGTCAAGCAACGCTATTTCCCGCATACGCAGGACGAGCTGAAGGAGATCGCTTCCGACATCCTGCGGTACGCCAGGGAACTCGGCGCGAGCGATGCCGCCACCGAAATCTCCGAAGGCGACGGCCTCTCGGTGAGCGTGCGGCGCGGCGAAGTCGAGACGATCGAGCACAATCGCGACAAGATGGTCGGCGTGACGGTGTTCATCGGCCAGAAGCGCGGCAACGCGAGCACCGCCGACTTCACGCGCGACGCGTTGCGCGACACGGTCGCCGCCGCGTACAACATCGCGCGCTTCACGGCCGAAGACAGCGCGGCCGGGCTCGCCGAAGAGGAACTGCTGGAAAAGGCGCCGCAGGATCTCGATCTCTATCATCCGTGGGACATCGACGCCGAAGAGGCCGCCGACATCGCGAGTCGCGCCGAGGCGGCGGCGTTCGCCGTCGACAAGCGCGTGACCAACTCGGAAGGCGCGAGCGTGTCGGCGCAGCATTCGCAGTTCGTGCTCGCCACGTCGCGTGGCTTCATTGCGGGCTATCCGTATTCGCGGCATTACATCGCGTGTGCGCCGATCGCGGCGAGCGGCCGCGACATGCAGCGCGACGACTGGTACACCTCGAAGCGCGACGCCACCCGTCTCGCCGCGCCGGAAGCGGTCGGCCGCTACGCCGCGGAACGCGCGCTCGCGCGCCTGAACGCCCGGAGCCTCGACACGCGCAAATGCCGCGTGCTCTTCGAGGCGCCGCTCGCGGCGGGCATCCTCGGTGCGTTCGTGCAGTCGGTGAGCGGCGGCGCGCTGTATCGCAAGACCACTTTTCTCGTCGACAGCCTCGGCAAGCCGGTGTTCGCGCCGCATATTCAGATCGTCGAGGATCCGCACGTGAAGGGCGGCATGGGCAGCGCGCCGTTCGACGAGGAAGGCGTGCGCACGCAGCGGCGCAACGTGGTCGAGGACGGCGTCGTGCAGGGCTATTTCCTGTCGACGTATTCGGCGCGCAAGCTCGGCATGAAGACGACCGGCAACGCGGGCGGCTCGCACAATCTGACGATGAAAAGCACGCACACGAAGCCCGAAGACGACTTCGAGGCAATGCTCAAGAAACTCGGCACCGGCCTGCTGCTGACTGAACTGATGGGACAGGGCGTGAACTACGTGACGGGCGATTACTCGCGCGGCGCGTCGGGCTTCTGGGTCGAGAACGGCAAGATCCAGCACGCTGTCGAGGAAATCACGGTGGCGAGCACGTTGCAGGAGATGTTCCGCCATATCGAGGCGATCGGCGCGGATACCGTCGTGCGCGGCACGAAGGAAATCGGCTCGGTATTGATCGAGCGGATGACCATAGCGGGACAGTGA
- the yjgA gene encoding ribosome biogenesis factor YjgA, protein MNRKTRIQPIDAGRDDEREADENGYDRPSKSQLKRDMHALQELGEALIALPKDALKRMPMPENLGDAVRAARRITDHEGKRRQVQYVGKVMRSLTEDEVGALRTALDTQRGVNKSETARLHWIERTREQLLADDAALTEFIRKHPGVDPQEGRTLIRNARREREQQKPPRYFRELFQWIKNAAGASDDEDTDDYDENGRDETDA, encoded by the coding sequence ATGAACCGTAAAACCCGCATTCAACCGATCGATGCCGGCCGCGACGACGAGCGCGAAGCCGACGAAAACGGCTACGACCGTCCGAGCAAATCCCAGCTGAAGCGCGATATGCACGCGCTGCAGGAGCTGGGCGAGGCCCTCATCGCGCTGCCCAAAGATGCGCTCAAGCGCATGCCGATGCCCGAGAATCTCGGCGACGCCGTGCGCGCGGCGCGCCGCATCACCGATCACGAAGGCAAGCGCCGCCAGGTGCAGTACGTCGGCAAGGTCATGCGCTCGCTGACCGAAGACGAAGTCGGCGCGCTGCGCACGGCGCTCGACACGCAGCGCGGCGTGAACAAGTCCGAAACCGCGCGCCTGCACTGGATCGAGCGCACGCGCGAACAACTGCTCGCCGACGACGCCGCGCTCACCGAATTCATCCGCAAGCATCCGGGCGTCGATCCGCAGGAAGGCCGCACGCTGATCCGCAATGCGCGCCGCGAGCGCGAGCAACAGAAGCCGCCGCGCTATTTCCGCGAGTTGTTCCAGTGGATCAAGAACGCGGCGGGCGCATCCGACGACGAAGACACTGACGATTACGACGAGAATGGCCGTGACGAAACCGACGCGTAA
- the mog gene encoding molybdopterin adenylyltransferase — MAVTKPTRNHPDELIVGLVSISDRASQGVYEDKGVPSLQEWLGVALATPWRAETRLIQDDAATISATLVDLVDTHGCDLVLTTGGTGPARRDVTPEATLAVATRPMPGFGEQMRQISLNFVPTAILSRQVAVIRETADHAALIINLPGQPKSIRETLEGLKDADGKTKVPGIFAAVPYCIDLIGGPYIETRAETVAAFRPKSAIRPPKN, encoded by the coding sequence ATGGCCGTGACGAAACCGACGCGTAATCATCCGGACGAACTGATCGTCGGGCTGGTGTCGATCAGCGATCGCGCCTCGCAGGGCGTCTATGAAGACAAGGGCGTGCCGTCGCTGCAGGAATGGCTGGGCGTTGCGCTCGCTACGCCCTGGCGCGCCGAGACGCGCCTGATTCAGGACGACGCCGCGACCATTTCCGCGACGCTCGTCGATCTCGTCGACACGCACGGCTGCGATCTCGTCCTGACGACGGGCGGCACCGGCCCCGCGCGCCGCGACGTGACGCCCGAAGCGACGCTCGCCGTCGCCACCCGGCCGATGCCCGGCTTCGGTGAGCAAATGCGCCAGATCAGCCTGAATTTCGTGCCGACCGCGATTTTGTCGCGCCAGGTCGCGGTGATCCGGGAAACGGCGGATCACGCCGCGCTGATCATCAACCTGCCAGGACAGCCGAAGTCGATCCGCGAAACGCTCGAAGGGTTGAAAGACGCGGACGGCAAGACGAAGGTGCCCGGCATTTTCGCGGCGGTGCCGTATTGCATCGACCTGATCGGCGGGCCGTATATCGAAACGCGGGCCGAAACGGTCGCCGCGTTCCGGCCGAAAAGCGCGATCCGTCCGCCGAAGAATTAA
- the orn gene encoding oligoribonuclease yields MNLVWLDMEMTGLEPDNDRIIEIAVVVTNSTLDKMVEGPVLAIHQSDETLGLMDEWNRNTHGRSGLIERVKASTVDEAEATRQIRDFLGQYVPPGKSPMCGNSICQDRRFMARWMPELETFFHYRNLDVSTLKELCRRWQPAIYKGFQKRAMHTALADIHESIDELKYYREHFLIPSAPAAGAA; encoded by the coding sequence ATGAACCTCGTCTGGCTCGACATGGAGATGACCGGTCTCGAACCCGACAACGATCGCATTATCGAGATCGCGGTGGTCGTAACGAACTCGACGCTCGACAAGATGGTGGAAGGGCCGGTGCTGGCGATCCATCAATCAGACGAAACGCTCGGCCTCATGGACGAGTGGAACCGCAACACGCACGGCCGCTCGGGACTGATCGAGCGCGTCAAGGCGTCGACGGTGGACGAAGCCGAGGCAACGCGCCAGATTCGCGACTTTCTCGGTCAGTACGTGCCGCCCGGCAAATCGCCGATGTGCGGCAACTCGATCTGTCAGGACCGCCGCTTCATGGCGCGCTGGATGCCGGAACTGGAGACCTTCTTCCATTACCGCAATCTCGATGTCAGCACCCTGAAGGAACTGTGCCGCCGCTGGCAGCCGGCAATCTACAAGGGCTTCCAGAAGCGCGCGATGCACACGGCGCTGGCCGACATCCACGAATCGATCGACGAACTCAAGTACTACCGCGAACACTTCCTGATTCCGTCGGCGCCTGCTGCCGGCGCGGCTTAA
- a CDS encoding M48 family metallopeptidase codes for MTHLTLAFSTIFVVALVAMVSTKLWLASRQIRYVAAHRNGVPAQFSGTIPLAAHQRAADYTVERTRLTMIEVVTSAVVLVALTLLGGVQALDLAISDWLGRGYLGQIALVASVVAITSVIDLPFDYIRHFVIEEKFGFNRMSKKLFFVDLVKGTVIAVVIGAPLLLLTVWLMDRAGTFWWLWTWMVWVAFQLLAMIIYPTFIAPLFNKFEPLKDEALVARITSLMSRTGFAAKGLFVMDGSRRSAHGNAYFTGFGAAKRIVFFDTLLARLSGSEIEAVLAHELGHFKRRHVLKLMIVMFGISLAMLALLGWLVQTTWFYEGLGVRPSLIGSNNGLALVLFMLVLPVFMFFITPLGSLTSRKNEFEADAFAASQTDPKDLVNALVKLYEDNASTLTPDPIYTAFYYSHPPASQRIDRLMQHAA; via the coding sequence ATGACCCACCTCACACTCGCATTCTCGACGATCTTCGTCGTCGCCCTGGTCGCGATGGTCTCGACCAAGCTCTGGCTCGCGTCGCGCCAGATCCGCTACGTCGCCGCGCATCGCAACGGCGTGCCGGCGCAATTTTCCGGCACGATCCCGCTCGCCGCCCATCAGCGCGCCGCGGACTACACCGTCGAGCGCACGCGCCTCACGATGATCGAAGTCGTGACGAGCGCGGTCGTGCTGGTCGCGCTGACCTTGCTCGGCGGCGTCCAGGCGCTCGATCTCGCCATTTCGGACTGGCTCGGGCGCGGCTATCTCGGGCAGATCGCGCTGGTGGCGTCGGTCGTCGCGATCACGAGCGTCATCGACCTGCCGTTCGACTACATCCGGCATTTTGTGATCGAGGAGAAGTTCGGCTTCAATCGCATGTCGAAGAAGCTGTTTTTCGTCGATCTGGTGAAAGGCACCGTGATCGCCGTCGTGATCGGCGCGCCGCTTCTGCTGCTCACCGTCTGGCTCATGGACCGCGCCGGCACCTTCTGGTGGCTCTGGACGTGGATGGTCTGGGTCGCGTTCCAGTTGCTCGCGATGATCATCTATCCGACTTTCATCGCCCCGCTCTTCAACAAGTTCGAGCCGCTCAAGGACGAAGCGCTCGTCGCGCGCATCACGAGTCTCATGTCGCGCACGGGCTTCGCGGCCAAGGGCCTGTTCGTGATGGACGGCAGCCGCCGCTCCGCGCACGGCAACGCGTACTTCACGGGTTTCGGCGCGGCCAAGCGCATCGTTTTCTTCGACACCTTGCTCGCGCGCCTGTCGGGCAGCGAAATCGAGGCCGTCCTCGCCCACGAACTCGGCCACTTCAAGCGCCGCCACGTGCTCAAGCTGATGATCGTGATGTTCGGCATCAGCCTCGCGATGCTCGCGCTGCTCGGCTGGCTCGTGCAGACAACCTGGTTCTACGAAGGCCTGGGCGTGCGGCCGTCGCTCATCGGCAGCAATAACGGGCTTGCGCTCGTGCTCTTCATGCTGGTGCTGCCGGTATTCATGTTTTTCATCACGCCGCTCGGCAGCCTCACGTCGCGCAAAAACGAATTCGAAGCCGATGCCTTCGCCGCGAGCCAGACCGATCCGAAAGATCTCGTGAACGCGCTCGTGAAACTCTACGAAGACAACGCGTCGACGCTCACGCCCGATCCGATCTACACCGCGTTTTATTACTCGCATCCGCCCGCTTCGCAGCGCATCGACCGTCTGATGCAGCACGCCGCATGA
- the rsgA gene encoding ribosome small subunit-dependent GTPase A, giving the protein MTRGAPRGGRVSASERLTGTVIAAHGRHYLVMPEHDAPMLQCFPRGKKSEVAVGDRVFYEQSSADQGVIVEIGERRNLLYRSDQFKSKLFAANLDQLLIVLATEPHFSEDLLGRALIAAEAHGLESLIVLNKIDVESALALARERLAPYRELGYTVIELSAKMAPGDVHPQLDARLKDRSTILLGQSGMGKSTLVNLLVPDADAATREISSALNSGRHTTTFTRLYYLPGGGSLIDSPGFQEFGLHHLSEGQLERAFADFRPYLGHCRFYNCHHLQEPGCAVLEAVDGGKIRPERHALYAQLVHEASQIVR; this is encoded by the coding sequence ATGACGCGCGGCGCACCGCGAGGCGGCCGCGTATCGGCCAGCGAGCGCCTGACAGGCACGGTGATCGCCGCCCACGGCCGGCACTATCTCGTCATGCCGGAACACGATGCTCCGATGCTCCAGTGCTTCCCGCGCGGCAAGAAAAGCGAAGTGGCTGTCGGCGATCGCGTGTTCTACGAGCAGTCGTCGGCGGATCAGGGGGTGATCGTCGAGATCGGCGAGCGGCGCAATCTGCTGTATCGCTCGGATCAGTTCAAGTCGAAGCTCTTCGCCGCGAACCTCGATCAGTTGCTGATCGTGCTCGCGACCGAACCGCACTTCAGCGAAGACCTGCTCGGGCGCGCATTGATCGCGGCGGAGGCGCACGGGCTGGAATCGCTCATCGTGCTGAACAAGATCGACGTGGAGAGCGCGCTTGCGCTCGCGCGCGAACGTCTCGCGCCGTATCGCGAACTCGGCTATACGGTGATCGAGCTGTCCGCGAAAATGGCGCCGGGCGATGTCCATCCGCAACTCGACGCGCGCCTGAAAGACCGCTCGACGATCCTGCTCGGCCAGTCCGGCATGGGCAAATCGACGCTGGTGAATCTGCTCGTGCCGGATGCGGACGCCGCCACGCGCGAGATTTCATCGGCGCTCAACAGCGGCCGTCACACGACCACCTTCACGCGCCTCTACTACCTGCCCGGCGGCGGCTCGCTGATCGACTCGCCGGGCTTTCAGGAATTCGGGCTGCACCATCTGAGCGAAGGCCAGCTCGAGCGCGCCTTCGCCGATTTCCGGCCGTATCTCGGACATTGCCGCTTCTACAACTGCCATCATCTGCAGGAGCCCGGTTGCGCGGTGCTCGAAGCGGTCGACGGCGGCAAGATCAGGCCCGAGCGTCACGCGCTCTACGCGCAACTCGTGCACGAAGCCAGCCAGATCGTTCGATGA
- a CDS encoding putative signal transducing protein, whose translation MKRLTRAPNLITAQHWVNVLATAGVPCELHNRYLNGAMGEIPADQCAPEIWIVDERDESLALRLLERARKGPDANARPWKCKQCGEWLEPQFTVCWQCQTARDPLDG comes from the coding sequence ATGAAACGGCTCACGCGCGCGCCCAACCTGATCACGGCGCAGCACTGGGTGAACGTGCTGGCGACGGCGGGCGTGCCGTGCGAGTTGCACAACCGCTATCTGAACGGCGCGATGGGCGAGATTCCGGCGGATCAGTGCGCGCCGGAAATCTGGATCGTCGACGAGCGCGACGAAAGCCTGGCCTTGCGCCTGCTGGAACGCGCGCGAAAAGGGCCGGACGCGAACGCCCGGCCCTGGAAGTGCAAGCAGTGCGGCGAGTGGCTGGAGCCGCAATTCACCGTCTGCTGGCAGTGTCAGACGGCGCGTGATCCGCTCGATGGTTGA
- a CDS encoding CobD/CbiB family protein, with translation MTFFSVLLALVIEQMRALSPHNPISALLHYHAESTAHGFDAGKQKHGIVAWLVVVLPWTLVVGLVYYVLYRINFALAFLWNVVIVYFTLGFRQFSHYFTDIHLALNNDDVPRAREVLHEWTGLDTVDMPVSEIVRHTLVHAVVASHRHVFGVFFWFLIPIGPAGAVLYRIAEYLARAWSKPDPERTAEFSSFAQRAFFVIDWVPARLTALGFAIVGNFEDAIYAWRNHARQWPDANEGVLLAAGSGALGARLAGPLAEPLSVEALAVGEASPLPVGDDCTPRTLQSAVGLVWRAVILWMLLLLMLTIAVWLA, from the coding sequence ATGACTTTTTTCTCTGTATTGCTGGCCCTCGTCATTGAGCAGATGCGCGCGTTATCGCCGCACAATCCAATTTCGGCGCTGCTTCACTATCACGCGGAATCCACCGCGCACGGTTTCGATGCCGGCAAGCAGAAGCACGGCATCGTCGCGTGGCTGGTCGTGGTGCTGCCGTGGACGCTCGTCGTCGGGCTCGTCTATTACGTGCTCTACCGGATCAACTTCGCGCTGGCGTTCCTGTGGAACGTTGTCATCGTTTATTTCACGCTCGGTTTCCGGCAGTTCAGCCACTATTTCACCGACATCCATCTCGCGCTCAACAACGACGACGTGCCCCGCGCGCGCGAGGTCCTGCATGAATGGACCGGCCTCGATACCGTCGATATGCCCGTCAGCGAAATCGTGCGTCATACGCTGGTTCATGCCGTGGTCGCGTCGCACCGGCATGTGTTCGGCGTGTTCTTCTGGTTCCTGATTCCGATCGGTCCGGCGGGCGCGGTGCTGTATCGCATCGCCGAGTATCTGGCGCGCGCGTGGTCGAAGCCGGATCCGGAACGCACCGCCGAGTTCTCGTCGTTTGCGCAGCGCGCGTTTTTCGTCATCGACTGGGTGCCGGCGCGTCTCACGGCGCTCGGCTTTGCGATCGTCGGTAATTTCGAGGATGCGATCTACGCGTGGCGCAATCACGCGCGCCAATGGCCGGACGCCAACGAAGGCGTTCTGCTCGCCGCGGGCAGCGGCGCGCTGGGTGCGCGTCTTGCCGGACCGCTGGCCGAGCCGCTGTCGGTTGAAGCGCTCGCGGTCGGCGAAGCGAGCCCGCTGCCCGTCGGCGACGACTGCACGCCGCGCACGCTGCAATCGGCGGTCGGGCTCGTGTGGCGTGCGGTGATTCTGTGGATGCTGCTTCTGCTGATGCTGACCATCGCCGTGTGGCTGGCCTAG
- a CDS encoding CoA pyrophosphatase translates to MPVLSTGASLPPIPPARLTPEGLRARFGQTLEWTQEAPEQRIKAIGGDPRVAAVLVPLVVREGGLTVLLTQRADHLSDHAGQISFPGGRWEPEDADAAATALREAREEVGLDAAHCEVIGAMPEYLTGTGFRVTPVVALVYPPFSLKADTREVADIFEVPLAWLMDSANHEVRVFRWEGGERRFFAMPYTPGEGRAPYFIWGATAGMLRNFYRFLAA, encoded by the coding sequence ATGCCCGTGCTCTCCACGGGTGCATCGCTGCCACCTATCCCGCCCGCGCGGCTCACGCCCGAAGGACTGCGCGCGCGCTTCGGGCAGACGCTCGAATGGACGCAGGAAGCGCCCGAGCAGCGCATCAAGGCGATCGGCGGCGATCCGCGCGTCGCGGCCGTGCTCGTGCCGCTCGTCGTGCGCGAGGGCGGCCTGACCGTGCTGCTCACGCAGCGTGCCGATCATCTGTCGGATCATGCGGGACAGATCAGCTTTCCCGGCGGACGTTGGGAACCCGAGGACGCCGACGCCGCCGCCACCGCGCTGCGCGAAGCGCGCGAGGAAGTCGGGCTCGACGCCGCGCATTGTGAAGTTATCGGCGCGATGCCCGAGTATCTGACCGGCACCGGATTTCGCGTGACGCCGGTGGTCGCGCTCGTCTATCCGCCGTTTTCGCTCAAGGCCGACACGCGCGAAGTGGCCGATATCTTCGAGGTGCCGCTTGCCTGGCTGATGGATTCGGCCAACCACGAAGTGCGCGTGTTTCGCTGGGAAGGCGGCGAGCGTCGTTTTTTTGCCATGCCCTACACGCCGGGTGAAGGAAGGGCTCCTTATTTCATTTGGGGCGCAACGGCCGGTATGTTGCGCAATTTCTACCGCTTCCTCGCTGCTTGA
- the rplS gene encoding 50S ribosomal protein L19, with amino-acid sequence MNLIEQLEKEEIARVLGEKTIPDFAPGDTVIVNVNVVEGTRKRVQAYEGVVIAKRNRGLNSNFIVRKISSGEGVERTFQTYSPLLASIVVKRRGDVRRAKLYYLRERSGKSARIKEKLFTKDRAAAAE; translated from the coding sequence ATGAATCTGATTGAGCAACTCGAGAAGGAAGAGATCGCACGCGTTCTGGGCGAGAAGACCATCCCCGACTTCGCGCCGGGCGATACCGTCATCGTCAACGTGAACGTCGTCGAAGGTACGCGTAAGCGTGTTCAGGCTTACGAAGGCGTCGTCATCGCCAAGCGTAACCGTGGCCTGAACTCGAACTTCATCGTCCGCAAGATTTCGTCGGGCGAAGGCGTCGAGCGTACGTTTCAGACTTACTCGCCGCTGCTCGCGAGCATCGTCGTGAAGCGCCGTGGTGACGTTCGCCGCGCGAAGCTTTACTACCTGCGCGAGCGTTCGGGCAAGTCGGCTCGAATCAAAGAAAAGCTGTTCACGAAGGATCGCGCAGCCGCAGCGGAGTAA